The Papaver somniferum cultivar HN1 chromosome 3, ASM357369v1, whole genome shotgun sequence genome includes a region encoding these proteins:
- the LOC113359697 gene encoding heterogeneous nuclear ribonucleoprotein 1-like, whose protein sequence is MGFERKVFVGGLPWAVTEDILTDYFSKFGEVVESTIVRDKVTRNIKGFGFILFSDSSSVDKALEENHTILGRVVDVKRALPRTEQQLDRSYQTHGNSSNNSISVSDDVHNNDWFKTKKIFVGGLSTITKEELSSFFWKIW, encoded by the exons ATGGGTTTTGAGAGAAAAGTGTTTGTTGGAGGACTTCCATGGGCGGTAACTGAAGATATTCTGACTGATTACTTCAGTAAGTTTGGAGAGGTTGTTGAATCTACCATAGTAAGAGATAAAGTCACCAGAAACATCAAAGGGTTTGGGTTTATTCTTTTCTCGGATTCATCTTCTGTTGATAAAGCTCTTGAAGAAAATCACACCATACTTGGAAGAGTG GTAGATGTGAAAAGAGCATTACCAAGAACTGAACAGCAACTCGACCGTTCATATCAAACCCATGGTAACAGTTCAAACAACAGTATTAGTGTGAGTGATGATGTCCATAACAATGACTGGTTTAAGACTAAGAAGATATTTGTAGGTGGACTGTCTACTATAACTAAAGAAGAACTGAGtagttttttttggaaaatttggtaa